The following is a genomic window from Clostridia bacterium.
CAAATGTGCTGATAGCTGCTGTGGATACCACTATAATTACGGCAGGGCTAGCTAGATTAGCTGATATGGCGGCTTGACCTAGTAATATGCCTGCCACCACCCCTAATGTTTGACCCAGGGGGGAGGGCAGCCGTAATCCTGCTTCAAACACAAGCTGTATCACCGCTTCCTGCAGCAGTACTTCCAATGTAACGGGAAAGGGTACCAGATTTCTTGACTTAGCTAGTGAAAAAATCAACTCATATGGTATCAGTTCATGCTGAAAGCTTATCAGAGATATATACAATGCAGGAAGGGAAATAGCTATAAAGAATACCAGAAATCTAAAAATACGATAAAATGAACCCTGTATCGGCTTTTCGTAATAATCTTCGGCGGCTTGAAACATTTCTATAAAAAGAGCGGGAAATATAACAACAAGAGGAGACTGATCAGCCATTATGGCAACCCGTCCCTCTAAAAGGTTTGCCACTACCACATCAGTTCTTTCGGTAATCCTTGCTTGTGGCAGCAGGGAATAGGGATTATCTTCGATATATTGATTCAAGTAGCCGGAGGATAGCATACCGTCAATGTTGATCTGGTCTATTTTATTCATTATCTTTTGAACAATGGCAGTATCTGCTATATCCTCTATATACATAATGGCCACATCTGTTCGCGTTCTTGTACCTACTACTTTTTTTTCTATAACAAAGTTGGGGTCTTTTAGCTTTCTTCTTATCAAAGCTATATTTATTTTAAGGGTTTCTACAAACCCTTCTCTAGGACCACATAAGGTTCTATCCAATAACGGTTCATCTAAGGCCCTGGTTTTTCCTCCACGGACATCTATTGACAATACATCCCTTGTCCCCTCTATCATGACTATAGCCAGCCCTTCAAACAGGCTATCTAGCATTTTTTGTGAACTTGATATCTTTTCAGTCTGTCCAAC
Proteins encoded in this region:
- a CDS encoding spore germination protein, with the protein product MRVLKNSSSTTTLSRDLKRKIQFLSTYISKNADIKIKFFNIQSSVNKKGAVVYMESVIDNTQFNKNILTPLMVYYNNTKNKITSTNQIDQIMNMFITVGQTEKISSSQKMLDSLFEGLAIVMIEGTRDVLSIDVRGGKTRALDEPLLDRTLCGPREGFVETLKINIALIRRKLKDPNFVIEKKVVGTRTRTDVAIMYIEDIADTAIVQKIMNKIDQINIDGMLSSGYLNQYIEDNPYSLLPQARITERTDVVVANLLEGRVAIMADQSPLVVIFPALFIEMFQAAEDYYEKPIQGSFYRIFRFLVFFIAISLPALYISLISFQHELIPYELIFSLAKSRNLVPFPVTLEVLLQEAVIQLVFEAGLRLPSPLGQTLGVVAGILLGQAAISANLASPAVIIVVSTAAISTFAIPNFCMAIAARVIRILMIILSSIFGLYGLSIGWLILFAHLTDLESVGIPYFAPFAPTRYSDLKDMLVRGFVWDMEKRPASVPVKDRIRQNKMKGKQ